A single region of the Thermoanaerobaculum aquaticum genome encodes:
- a CDS encoding glycosyltransferase family 4 protein, translating to MRALEVTWSSPLPPTRSGVADYADELLPHLARLCRVTVIEPPDGRPEVSWREEVSWQAAEAPPRGLELLHLGNNPYHLWVAARLRRLGGVVVLHDAVLHHLLVEEAASTGNWQRFAEELAAVAGKAGEALAWARRWGFTGPLDPFLFPARPAYLRYAHAVLVHNRAAEKAVKTELPGLPVRQVPLAVAALPGEGGAFREKLGLKDGEILAVHLGFLTPAKGLGVILRALVIVQELGLPVRLVVVGEGAEQEELAATVRQLGLASQVVLFGYASRKQLGDILAAADVGLVPRFPTAGETSAAVLRFLACGKPVVVCGYQQFLEFPPEVALRIRPGGEGAVELARWLAYLARNPQVLAEKKRLAYRAWQDGGHAPEVAAARLLAAVEDMAATLEREDRRKRGESRVV from the coding sequence GTGAGGGCCTTGGAGGTAACCTGGAGCTCGCCGTTACCGCCCACCCGCTCGGGGGTGGCGGACTACGCCGATGAGCTTTTGCCGCATCTGGCCAGGCTTTGCCGCGTCACGGTCATCGAGCCGCCCGACGGCCGCCCCGAGGTGAGCTGGCGGGAAGAGGTCTCCTGGCAGGCGGCGGAAGCTCCGCCTCGCGGCCTGGAGTTGCTGCACCTGGGCAACAACCCCTACCACCTGTGGGTAGCCGCTCGGCTTCGGCGCTTGGGCGGTGTAGTGGTGCTGCACGATGCGGTGCTGCATCACCTGCTGGTGGAGGAGGCAGCCAGCACCGGCAACTGGCAGCGGTTTGCCGAAGAGCTTGCAGCGGTGGCCGGAAAGGCCGGTGAGGCGCTGGCATGGGCCCGCCGGTGGGGCTTTACCGGCCCTTTGGACCCGTTTTTGTTTCCGGCCCGCCCGGCTTACCTGCGCTACGCCCACGCCGTGCTGGTCCACAACCGAGCAGCCGAAAAAGCGGTAAAAACTGAGCTTCCGGGCTTGCCGGTGCGCCAGGTGCCGCTGGCGGTGGCGGCTTTGCCGGGCGAAGGTGGGGCTTTTCGAGAAAAGCTTGGCCTCAAAGACGGGGAGATCCTGGCGGTGCACTTGGGTTTTCTCACCCCGGCCAAGGGGCTTGGGGTGATCTTGCGGGCCCTGGTCATCGTGCAGGAACTGGGTTTGCCCGTGCGTTTGGTGGTGGTGGGGGAGGGCGCGGAGCAGGAGGAGCTTGCCGCCACGGTTCGCCAGCTGGGGCTTGCTTCGCAGGTGGTGCTTTTTGGCTACGCCAGCCGAAAGCAGCTGGGGGACATCCTGGCTGCCGCCGATGTGGGGCTGGTGCCGCGTTTTCCCACCGCCGGGGAAACTTCGGCGGCGGTTTTGCGGTTTTTGGCTTGCGGCAAGCCGGTGGTGGTGTGCGGCTATCAGCAGTTTCTGGAGTTTCCGCCGGAGGTGGCCTTGCGCATCCGTCCCGGCGGTGAGGGGGCGGTGGAGCTGGCCCGCTGGCTTGCCTACCTGGCCCGCAACCCCCAGGTGCTGGCGGAAAAGAAGCGCCTGGCGTACCGGGCTTGGCAGGATGGGGGACATGCCCCCGAGGTGGCCGCCGCCCGGCTTTTGGCGGCGGTGGAGGACATGGCCGCTACCCTGGAGAGAGAGGATCGCCGCAAGCGTGGAGAGAGCCGTGTGGTTTGA
- a CDS encoding serine/threonine protein kinase, translated as MTRIGKYEIAEQIGMGGFGVVYKAWDPYIQRWVALKTCNATDPETTQRFFREAQLAGNLQHPNITMIYDFGVENDTPYFVQEFLSGVDLDELMGKQPLTLQATLAILLQVCAGLEYAHSRGVVHRDIKPANVRVLEDGTVKIMDFGIAKSLQSESRLTQTGVALGTAGYLSPEQLSGKPIDHRSDIFALGVMAYEMVTGVRPFAGPNLSNIIYQILNQEPVPPRQRNKNCPERLEKAILKCLAKDPAKRFANVRDFARELKLVFQELPSAGPRAETTTAIVRSELARLAGHSPLEITSATQLSAAPLEHYPTEPVRPAQRRIPWAYAVVGAVLVLAGGGYFLLVGGKDQSSVAQVPATPAPKPSPPPATPTPLPAPQTVNVELVVTPPAEVEVDGKPLGRVASTTLPLTPGPHRFRLRIAGFLDRSEEVEVKPDQPRLVFDLPRFGLLNVVPDMDVPIRGAEVFLDGKPLGSLPVSGKKVAVGGHRVEVTWPDGGRFEADVVVSDTAPTDLVVRPGGSS; from the coding sequence GTGACTAGGATTGGTAAGTACGAAATCGCCGAACAAATTGGCATGGGTGGTTTTGGCGTGGTGTACAAGGCTTGGGACCCCTATATCCAACGGTGGGTCGCGCTAAAGACCTGCAACGCCACGGACCCGGAAACCACCCAGCGGTTTTTCCGCGAGGCTCAGCTGGCAGGCAACCTCCAGCACCCCAACATCACCATGATTTACGACTTCGGGGTGGAAAACGACACCCCTTACTTCGTGCAGGAGTTCCTCTCCGGGGTGGATCTCGACGAGCTCATGGGCAAGCAGCCCCTCACCCTCCAGGCCACGCTGGCCATCCTGCTGCAGGTTTGTGCGGGCCTCGAGTACGCCCACTCCCGGGGGGTGGTGCACCGCGACATCAAGCCCGCCAACGTCCGCGTTTTGGAAGACGGCACGGTGAAGATTATGGACTTTGGCATTGCCAAGTCCCTGCAAAGCGAAAGCCGCCTCACCCAAACGGGAGTGGCCTTGGGCACCGCGGGTTACCTTTCCCCCGAGCAGCTTTCGGGCAAGCCTATTGACCACCGCAGCGACATCTTTGCGCTGGGGGTCATGGCCTACGAAATGGTCACGGGTGTGCGCCCCTTTGCCGGCCCCAACCTCTCCAACATCATTTACCAGATCCTCAACCAGGAGCCGGTACCGCCCCGACAGCGCAACAAGAACTGCCCGGAGCGCCTGGAGAAGGCCATCCTCAAGTGCCTGGCCAAGGATCCCGCCAAGCGCTTCGCCAACGTTCGGGACTTTGCCCGGGAACTCAAGCTGGTGTTTCAGGAGCTTCCCAGCGCAGGTCCCCGTGCCGAAACCACCACCGCCATCGTGCGCTCGGAACTGGCCCGCCTGGCCGGCCATAGCCCACTGGAGATCACCAGCGCCACGCAGCTTTCTGCCGCCCCGCTGGAGCACTATCCCACCGAACCGGTGCGCCCGGCCCAGCGCCGCATCCCCTGGGCTTATGCCGTGGTAGGAGCCGTCCTGGTGTTGGCGGGAGGGGGCTACTTTTTGCTGGTGGGGGGGAAAGACCAGTCATCGGTAGCGCAAGTGCCAGCCACACCGGCACCTAAGCCTTCCCCACCACCGGCCACCCCCACCCCGCTTCCCGCCCCCCAAACCGTCAACGTGGAGCTGGTGGTCACGCCTCCCGCCGAGGTGGAGGTGGACGGCAAGCCCCTGGGCCGCGTTGCCAGCACCACCCTGCCGCTCACCCCAGGCCCCCACCGCTTCCGGTTGCGCATTGCTGGCTTTTTGGACCGCAGCGAAGAGGTGGAAGTCAAGCCCGACCAGCCGCGGTTGGTTTTTGACCTGCCGCGTTTTGGCTTGCTTAACGTGGTTCCGGACATGGACGTCCCCATCCGCGGGGCGGAGGTTTTTCTCGACGGCAAGCCCCTGGGCAGCTTGCCGGTGAGCGGGAAAAAGGTGGCCGTGGGGGGACACCGGGTGGAGGTCACCTGGCCCGATGGTGGCAGGTTTGAAGCGGATGTGGTGGTGTCCGATACCGCGCCCACCGATTTGGTGGTCCGGCCAGGTGGGAGTTCCTAG
- a CDS encoding NADH-quinone oxidoreductase subunit N, giving the protein MISLWLESIAPEIILVLLGGILVLLDAFVPRLRPAFSWVTLGGVLLALVTRWSIGIPGAVWEGVLAVDSLGRFVDTYILVACGLALLMADPYLSRTNARYGEYFGLLLWAAVGAMTMAKANHLLVVFVGLELLSIALYVLNAFHRQNILSLEAGWKYLVVGAFSSAVFLFGAALLYGAAGTLSFPALAQQGIPNSTLATLALALLASALAFKLALFPFHAWAPDVYQGSPTPVTAFLSVVPKGAALVVLARVVAYVNPQLLTPRWTAALAALAVGSMVLGNLAAIAQRDIKRMLAYSGIAHMGYALVGLVAFGADGVAGVLVYLAAYTFMNIAAFAAVSAFSESEEEPHLINDLAGQGWERPVVSFALSLAMFALAGIPPTVGFVGKFLVFRAAVNAQMVWLAVVGVLASLVSVFYYVRVVYYLYMKPLPKRKPAFSEPFAVKALSVVCVLAIVLLGVFPQTLVQLAQEAAGLLGR; this is encoded by the coding sequence TTGATTTCCCTCTGGCTTGAAAGCATTGCTCCGGAAATCATTTTGGTGCTCCTCGGCGGCATCCTGGTGCTTTTGGATGCCTTTGTCCCGCGCCTGCGACCGGCGTTCTCGTGGGTGACGCTGGGCGGGGTTTTGCTGGCCCTGGTGACCCGCTGGTCCATCGGTATTCCAGGCGCGGTGTGGGAAGGGGTGCTGGCGGTGGATAGCCTGGGGCGCTTCGTGGACACCTACATCCTGGTGGCCTGCGGTTTGGCGTTGCTCATGGCCGACCCCTACCTTTCCCGCACCAATGCCCGTTACGGGGAGTACTTCGGGCTTTTGCTGTGGGCAGCGGTGGGGGCCATGACCATGGCCAAAGCCAACCACCTGCTGGTGGTTTTTGTGGGGCTGGAGCTCTTGTCCATTGCCCTTTACGTGCTCAACGCGTTCCACCGCCAAAACATCCTGTCCCTGGAAGCGGGGTGGAAGTATCTGGTGGTGGGGGCCTTTTCCTCGGCGGTCTTTCTCTTTGGTGCGGCGTTGCTTTACGGTGCCGCCGGAACGCTTTCCTTCCCGGCTCTGGCCCAGCAGGGCATCCCCAACAGCACCCTCGCCACCCTTGCCCTCGCTCTCCTAGCTTCAGCTTTGGCCTTCAAGCTTGCCCTCTTCCCCTTCCACGCCTGGGCACCCGACGTGTACCAGGGCTCGCCCACACCGGTAACCGCCTTCCTCTCGGTGGTGCCCAAGGGCGCCGCCCTGGTGGTGCTGGCGCGGGTGGTGGCTTACGTGAACCCGCAGCTGCTTACCCCCCGCTGGACCGCGGCTCTGGCAGCGCTGGCGGTGGGCTCCATGGTGTTGGGGAACCTGGCGGCCATTGCCCAGAGGGACATCAAGCGCATGCTTGCCTACTCGGGTATCGCCCACATGGGGTACGCGCTGGTGGGGTTGGTGGCTTTCGGTGCTGACGGCGTGGCTGGCGTGCTGGTTTACCTCGCGGCTTACACCTTCATGAACATTGCCGCCTTTGCCGCGGTTTCGGCTTTTTCCGAAAGCGAGGAGGAGCCGCACCTCATCAACGATCTTGCCGGACAGGGTTGGGAGCGGCCGGTGGTGTCCTTTGCCCTGAGCCTTGCCATGTTTGCCCTGGCCGGCATCCCTCCCACCGTGGGCTTTGTGGGTAAGTTCCTGGTGTTCCGCGCGGCCGTGAACGCCCAAATGGTGTGGCTTGCGGTGGTGGGGGTGCTGGCGAGCCTGGTGTCAGTTTTCTATTACGTACGTGTGGTGTACTATCTCTACATGAAGCCTTTACCGAAGCGCAAGCCGGCGTTCAGCGAGCCGTTTGCAGTGAAGGCGTTGTCGGTGGTTTGCGTGCTGGCGATTGTGCTGTTGGGGGTCTTCCCGCAAACGCTGGTGCAGCTTGCGCAGGAGGCAGCTGGGCTTTTGGGGAGGTGA
- a CDS encoding tetratricopeptide repeat protein: MKRALLVFPVCVFLAASLLAQTTLDRAHEAFRQGQWQKAAQLFTQAAEETQDARSRAEIRVKLAWTYFFALKNRSKAEQTLRQALNDAPDLEIIPDLYTDDFVALFARVKSQLASPGPAPTPSRAGVGAGGLPALRAKLASAVDAFALEALLAEAKAMEPTQPAATLPDLLELEADVLDRLGRPQEALRLRGRAQALRTVAQAAPGTAVVPLEMIRQARQFLVAGQPQDAIALLQGVLDALPSCIPAFEVLAQAYVDAGLFDEAYSALQTALMGNEKPELLLALGELELARQRPTAARDAFRRAVTLDPTNDRALAAAGLLAATLEDYASAKDFLDQALKANGTLYQARVARAQLALMEGQPQEAVNHLLRALQVRPKDPWATGWLGVAYLAVGDVAAGEARLKEATKAGSQEFALFLAEALVRQRQGPEALKLISPDHPDPQAQLLRARAFLASGKTEEAKELLQRLVKLYPTHGGIRYLLGYTQFLLREWQPALETLKAAQDLKGAPSFVEEAVVLAEKASKAQQLMDGALTPPPPPPRR; the protein is encoded by the coding sequence ATGAAACGAGCGCTGCTGGTTTTTCCGGTTTGCGTCTTCCTTGCCGCCTCGCTTTTAGCCCAAACCACCCTGGACCGCGCCCACGAGGCCTTCCGGCAGGGACAGTGGCAAAAGGCCGCACAGCTTTTCACGCAAGCCGCAGAAGAAACCCAAGACGCTAGAAGCCGCGCGGAAATTCGCGTGAAGCTGGCCTGGACGTACTTCTTCGCCTTAAAAAACCGCAGCAAGGCCGAACAAACATTGCGTCAGGCGCTCAACGACGCCCCGGACTTGGAGATCATCCCCGACCTATACACCGACGACTTCGTGGCGCTCTTTGCCCGCGTCAAAAGCCAGCTGGCAAGCCCCGGTCCCGCCCCCACCCCCAGCCGGGCAGGGGTTGGTGCCGGCGGGCTACCGGCGTTGCGGGCCAAGCTTGCCAGCGCCGTGGATGCCTTTGCGCTGGAAGCGCTGCTGGCCGAAGCCAAAGCCATGGAACCCACCCAGCCCGCGGCCACCCTCCCCGATCTTTTGGAGCTGGAAGCCGACGTCCTCGACCGGTTGGGCCGCCCGCAGGAGGCCCTGCGGCTACGGGGCCGAGCCCAAGCCTTGCGCACCGTGGCGCAAGCCGCCCCCGGGACCGCAGTGGTGCCGCTGGAAATGATCCGCCAGGCGCGGCAGTTCTTGGTAGCCGGCCAGCCGCAAGATGCCATTGCGCTTTTGCAGGGGGTTTTGGATGCGCTTCCTTCCTGCATCCCCGCCTTTGAGGTGCTGGCGCAAGCCTACGTGGATGCAGGCCTTTTCGACGAAGCCTACAGCGCGCTGCAAACCGCCCTCATGGGCAACGAAAAGCCCGAGCTGCTCCTGGCCCTGGGAGAGCTGGAGCTGGCCCGCCAGCGCCCCACCGCCGCCCGGGATGCCTTCCGCCGAGCGGTGACCCTCGACCCCACTAACGACCGGGCTCTGGCTGCGGCCGGCCTTTTGGCCGCCACCCTGGAGGACTACGCTTCGGCCAAGGACTTTTTGGACCAGGCCCTGAAGGCCAACGGCACCCTGTACCAGGCGCGGGTGGCTCGAGCCCAGCTGGCGCTCATGGAGGGTCAGCCCCAGGAAGCCGTAAACCATCTGCTGCGCGCCCTCCAGGTGCGCCCCAAGGACCCCTGGGCCACCGGCTGGCTGGGGGTGGCGTACCTGGCGGTGGGCGATGTGGCCGCCGGGGAAGCCCGCCTTAAGGAAGCCACCAAGGCCGGAAGCCAGGAGTTTGCGCTTTTCCTGGCGGAAGCCCTGGTGAGGCAACGTCAAGGTCCAGAAGCCTTGAAGCTCATAAGCCCCGATCACCCCGACCCGCAAGCGCAGCTGCTGCGCGCCCGGGCTTTCCTGGCCTCAGGGAAAACCGAAGAGGCCAAGGAGCTGTTGCAGCGCCTGGTCAAGCTTTACCCCACCCACGGGGGAATTCGCTACCTTCTGGGCTACACCCAGTTCTTGCTGAGGGAATGGCAGCCGGCGCTGGAAACCCTAAAGGCAGCGCAGGATCTCAAAGGCGCTCCGTCCTTCGTGGAAGAAGCGGTGGTGCTGGCGGAAAAGGCCAGCAAAGCCCAACAGCTCATGGACGGCGCACTTACACCACCGCCCCCGCCTCCCCGCCGGTAA
- a CDS encoding redox-sensing transcriptional repressor Rex: protein MAFKRYIPVESISELTINRLSVYLRCLDQLEQEGVLTVSSQELADRFHLNSAQIRKDLAYFGEFGIRGVGYNVAQLKEHLVNILGLNEERHALIVGAGNLGTALAHYSGFNTGGFRIVGILDNDPKRIGAQIPGGLVVEDVKFLPDIVKERNVHIGIITVPAAAAQKVFDALVEAGVQAVLNFAPTQLKGHPEVKLKNVDLKINLELLSFFLTQAGKLVPPA, encoded by the coding sequence ATGGCCTTCAAGCGCTACATCCCGGTGGAAAGCATTTCGGAGCTCACCATTAACCGGCTTTCCGTTTACCTCCGATGCCTCGACCAGCTGGAGCAGGAAGGGGTTCTTACGGTGTCCTCGCAGGAGCTGGCCGATCGTTTCCACCTCAACTCCGCGCAAATCCGCAAGGACCTGGCGTACTTCGGTGAGTTCGGGATCCGCGGCGTGGGCTACAACGTGGCGCAGCTCAAGGAACACCTGGTGAACATCCTGGGCCTCAACGAGGAGCGACACGCGCTTATTGTCGGCGCCGGCAACCTGGGGACCGCCCTGGCCCACTACTCAGGCTTCAACACCGGGGGTTTTCGCATTGTGGGCATCCTGGACAACGACCCCAAGCGAATTGGCGCGCAAATCCCTGGCGGTTTGGTGGTGGAGGATGTCAAGTTTTTGCCTGACATTGTGAAAGAACGGAATGTGCACATTGGAATCATTACAGTGCCCGCAGCGGCGGCGCAAAAGGTCTTCGATGCCCTCGTGGAAGCCGGGGTACAAGCGGTGCTGAACTTTGCCCCCACCCAGCTTAAGGGGCACCCTGAGGTCAAGCTCAAGAATGTGGATTTGAAGATTAACCTTGAGCTTCTCTCGTTCTTCCTGACGCAAGCGGGAAAGCTGGTGCCTCCCGCTTAG
- a CDS encoding complex I subunit 4 family protein: MDFLTHPLSTMIFLPGVVGLLLLLMPSRAVSLHRWVSLVASLVTLVLAAVVLDRFDPNQGGFQLTESASWLPSLGISYRVEVDGISLLLVLLTALLQPVVFLSSWGSIKDKVKGYVVAMLLLETGVLGAFLATDMFLFYVFWELMLVPMYFIIGVWGGERRIYAAVKFVLFTLAGSLLMLVAILYMAFQYKAQFGALSFAYSDWLALRLPMAEGFWHSPQMLAFAAFALAFAIKVPVWPLHTWLPDAHTEAPTGGSIILAGVLLKLGTYGLLRFNRALFPEAWVKAQGLFIALAVIAIVYGALVSWAQKDMKRLVAFSSVSHMGFIILGLFAGGVTATQGALLQMINHGLSTGALFLLVGVVYDRRHTRMIEDYGGLAAVMPVYTGTFLLATLASIGLPGLNGFVGEFLILLGTYQTRPLAAALGATGVILGAVYMLSLVQRVFWNALTHEENRSLTDMTWRELASFAPLAVFMVWIGVHPTTFLSLSEKAVQKLIGG; this comes from the coding sequence GTGGACTTCCTCACCCATCCGCTTTCCACCATGATCTTCCTCCCGGGGGTGGTTGGCCTCCTGCTGCTTTTGATGCCCTCCCGGGCGGTTTCGTTGCACCGGTGGGTTTCCCTGGTGGCTTCGCTGGTGACTTTGGTTTTGGCAGCCGTGGTCCTGGACCGCTTCGATCCCAACCAGGGCGGCTTTCAGCTCACCGAGTCCGCCAGTTGGCTTCCCAGCCTTGGCATTAGTTATCGCGTGGAGGTTGACGGCATCTCGTTGCTTTTGGTGCTGCTCACCGCCCTCTTGCAGCCTGTGGTTTTCCTCTCCTCCTGGGGTTCCATTAAGGACAAGGTGAAGGGCTACGTGGTGGCCATGCTGCTGTTGGAGACCGGTGTGCTTGGCGCCTTCCTCGCCACCGACATGTTCCTTTTCTACGTGTTCTGGGAGCTCATGCTCGTGCCCATGTACTTCATCATCGGCGTGTGGGGCGGGGAGAGGCGGATTTACGCGGCGGTCAAGTTTGTGCTCTTTACCCTGGCGGGAAGCCTCCTGATGCTGGTGGCCATCCTCTACATGGCCTTCCAGTACAAGGCCCAGTTTGGGGCGCTGTCCTTTGCCTACAGCGATTGGCTTGCGTTGCGTTTGCCCATGGCTGAGGGCTTTTGGCATTCCCCACAAATGCTGGCTTTTGCCGCCTTCGCCCTGGCTTTTGCCATCAAGGTGCCGGTATGGCCGCTGCACACCTGGCTTCCCGATGCCCATACGGAAGCGCCTACCGGTGGCTCCATTATCCTGGCCGGTGTGCTCCTCAAGCTCGGAACCTACGGTCTTCTGCGCTTCAACCGGGCCTTGTTCCCTGAGGCATGGGTAAAGGCCCAGGGTTTGTTTATCGCCCTCGCGGTGATTGCCATCGTTTACGGGGCTTTGGTGTCCTGGGCGCAAAAGGACATGAAGCGCCTGGTGGCTTTTTCCTCCGTGTCGCACATGGGCTTTATCATCCTCGGGTTGTTTGCCGGAGGCGTCACCGCAACCCAAGGGGCGCTGCTGCAGATGATCAACCACGGGCTTTCCACCGGCGCCCTGTTCTTGCTGGTGGGGGTAGTTTACGACCGGCGTCACACCCGCATGATTGAGGACTACGGCGGTTTGGCTGCGGTGATGCCGGTGTACACCGGGACCTTCCTTTTGGCCACCTTGGCCTCCATTGGCTTGCCCGGGCTTAACGGCTTCGTGGGCGAGTTTCTCATTCTCCTGGGCACCTACCAGACCCGCCCGCTGGCCGCGGCTTTGGGCGCCACCGGCGTGATCCTGGGCGCGGTGTACATGCTGAGCCTGGTGCAGCGGGTGTTCTGGAACGCGCTCACCCACGAGGAAAACCGCTCCCTTACCGATATGACCTGGCGGGAGCTGGCAAGCTTTGCGCCTTTGGCGGTGTTCATGGTATGGATTGGGGTTCACCCCACCACGTTCCTTTCCCTATCTGAAAAGGCCGTACAAAAGCTCATTGGAGGCTAG
- the prfB gene encoding peptide chain release factor 2 (programmed frameshift): MLEEKLAKVSELKEEIQKLRGYFDAPRLASQLAELSQKTQQPDFWQDREKAREIMQNVRSLEAKLGSDRFLAEALEELEVLEELAEEDPAVEEELAKAIARIEPRLSRLALELTMTGEYDANNAYLEIHPGAGGTESADWANMLLRMYLRWCERRGFEAQILDVQDAEEAGIKSATVLVKGEYAYGYLKAENGIHRLVRISPFDAQGRRHTSFASVHVYPEVDEEVEVTIDEKDLRIDRFCASGPGGQGVNTTYSAVRVTHLPTGIVVSCQNERSQIKNLATAMKILKARLFELERQKKEQELEKIKGPKKDIAWGNQIRSYVLQPYRLVKDLRTGFEVGDADSVLDGDLDGFIEAYLKQQVLETQKA, encoded by the exons ATGCTTGAAGAAAAACTGGCGAAGGTTTCGGAGCTGAAGGAGGAAATCCAAAAGCTGCGGGGGTAC TTTGACGCCCCTCGGCTGGCCAGCCAACTGGCAGAGCTAAGCCAAAAAACCCAACAACCGGACTTCTGGCAGGACCGGGAAAAGGCGCGGGAGATCATGCAAAACGTGCGCTCCCTGGAGGCCAAGCTGGGGAGCGACCGCTTTTTAGCCGAGGCGCTGGAGGAGCTGGAGGTCCTGGAGGAGCTGGCGGAAGAGGATCCGGCGGTAGAGGAGGAGCTGGCTAAAGCCATTGCCCGCATTGAGCCGCGGCTTTCCCGCTTGGCCTTAGAGCTCACGATGACCGGCGAATACGACGCCAACAACGCCTACCTGGAAATTCACCCCGGTGCCGGCGGTACCGAGTCGGCAGACTGGGCCAACATGCTCCTGCGCATGTACCTGCGGTGGTGCGAGCGGCGGGGTTTTGAAGCGCAAATCCTCGATGTGCAGGATGCCGAAGAGGCGGGCATTAAGTCGGCCACGGTGCTGGTGAAGGGGGAGTATGCCTACGGCTACCTGAAAGCGGAAAACGGCATTCACCGCCTGGTGCGCATTTCCCCCTTTGACGCCCAGGGGCGCCGCCACACCTCCTTTGCCTCGGTTCACGTTTACCCCGAGGTGGACGAGGAGGTGGAGGTGACCATTGACGAAAAGGACCTGCGCATTGACCGCTTTTGCGCTTCCGGTCCTGGCGGGCAAGGCGTCAACACCACCTATTCGGCGGTGCGGGTGACCCACCTTCCCACGGGCATCGTGGTGAGCTGCCAAAACGAGCGGTCGCAAATTAAAAACCTCGCCACCGCCATGAAGATCTTGAAGGCCCGCCTCTTTGAGCTGGAGCGGCAAAAGAAGGAGCAGGAGCTGGAGAAGATCAAAGGCCCCAAGAAGGACATTGCCTGGGGCAACCAGATCCGCTCCTACGTGCTGCAGCCTTACCGCCTGGTGAAGGACCTGCGCACCGGCTTTGAGGTGGGGGACGCCGATAGCGTGCTGGACGGCGACCTGGACGGGTTTATCGAAGCGTACCTTAAGCAGCAGGTGCTGGAAACCCAGAAGGCGTGA
- a CDS encoding NUDIX hydrolase gives MWFEEVARKLEAQPVRRLQVPEATAAAVLVPLYVAGGELWVLLTRRADHLFHHPGQYAFPGGAKDEEDPDEVATALREAREELGIPEEQVMILGHLDDLFTVTGFVISPVVGAIPYPHELKPDPREVAAVVPVPFSVIANPLLVEEQEFTWQGKTLRSPVLHYGPHRIWGATARILQDLLFRLTGGEAGAVV, from the coding sequence GTGTGGTTTGAGGAAGTGGCTCGCAAGCTGGAAGCTCAGCCGGTGCGCCGCCTGCAGGTGCCGGAGGCCACGGCGGCGGCGGTTTTGGTGCCCCTTTACGTGGCCGGCGGCGAGCTCTGGGTGTTGCTCACCCGGCGAGCCGATCACCTCTTCCATCACCCTGGGCAGTACGCCTTCCCCGGGGGAGCCAAAGACGAGGAGGATCCCGACGAGGTGGCCACCGCCCTGCGGGAAGCCCGGGAAGAGCTGGGCATTCCCGAGGAGCAGGTGATGATCCTGGGCCATTTGGACGACCTCTTCACGGTGACGGGCTTTGTCATTTCGCCGGTGGTGGGGGCCATCCCGTACCCCCACGAGCTCAAGCCCGATCCCCGGGAGGTGGCGGCGGTGGTGCCGGTGCCCTTTTCGGTGATTGCCAACCCGCTGCTGGTGGAAGAGCAGGAGTTCACCTGGCAGGGCAAAACCCTGCGCTCGCCGGTTCTCCACTACGGTCCCCATCGGATTTGGGGAGCCACCGCCCGCATCCTGCAGGACTTGCTTTTCCGCCTTACCGGCGGGGAGGCGGGGGCGGTGGTGTAA